A genomic region of Lates calcarifer isolate ASB-BC8 linkage group LG9, TLL_Latcal_v3, whole genome shotgun sequence contains the following coding sequences:
- the ppp1r3b gene encoding protein phosphatase 1 regulatory subunit 3B, whose product MPIDMALPLYLTKEEFVYRNKPALSSCLRFEPSHRVDLIEPEDGRSSTRNTRKAKKRVTFADHKGLSLTKVKIFSEFDDPIDIPLNIQEMLNSALSLTAEEDKLVLDFSQPSSDYLCFRQSLERNYVCLEHCVLKEKVFAGTVKVKNLSFEKSVKLRVTFDSWKSHTDVDCVYVKDTYPSSYSDTFSFEVSLPDELQRHERVEFAICYEVDGREHWDSNQGTNYRIVWSSVKRSHQDACSRRTDSFDFGIHFDRFGSPTCSHGIFPDWPSYAGYENIGPYY is encoded by the coding sequence ATGCCAATCGACATGGCTCTACCTCTGTATTTGACCAAAGAGGAGTTTGTCTACAGGAACAAACCTGCTCTGAGCTCCTGCCTGAGGTTTGAGCCTTCGCACCGCGTGGATCTCATTGAGCCTGAGGACGGACGATCCTCCACCAGGAACACAAGGAAAGCTAAAAAGCGGGTGACGTTTGCTGATCACAAAGGCCTGTCTCTGACCAAGGTGAAGATCTTCTCCGAGTTCGACGACCCCATCGATATTCCTCTGAACATCCAGGAGATGCTGAACTCGGCTCTGTCTCTGACGGCTGAGGAGGACAAACTGGTCCTGGACTTCTCCCAGCCCTCCTCAGACTACCTGTGCTTCCGTCAGAGCCTGGAGAGGAACTACGTCTGCCTGGAGCACTGCGTCCTGAAGGAGAAGGTGTTCGCAGGAACCGTTAAGGTTAAAAACCTGTCCTTTGAGAAGTCGGTGAAGCTGCGGGTGACCTTCGACTCCTGGAAGAGCCACACTGACGTGGACTGCGTCTACGTGAAGGACACGTATCCCAGCTCGTACAGCGACACCTTCTCCTTCGAGGTGTCTCTGCCGGACGAGCTGCAGCGTCACGAGCGGGTGGAGTTCGCCATCTGTTACGAGGTGGACGGGCGCGAGCACTGGGACAGCAACCAGGGCACCAACTACAGGATCGTCTGGTCGTCCGTGAAGAGGAGCCATCAGGACGCCTGCAGCCGCCGCACGGACTCCTTTGACTTTGGGATTCACTTCGACAGATTCGGCAGCCCCACCTGTTCACACGGGATCTTCCCCGATTGGCCGAGTTACGCCGGATACGAGAACATCGGGCCGTACTACTGA
- the LOC108875547 gene encoding G-protein coupled receptor-associated protein LMBRD2B, which produces MSGAALGIEIVVVFFLALFLLHRYGDFKKQQRMVLFGTLLAWYLCFLIVFILPLDVSTTIYKQCKIDHDEHVSVPTVGPLPSNHTAPNTSVTPTKSVPQPCYRPWSYIPDGIMPVFWRVVYWTSQCLTWLLLPFMQSYARSGGFSITGKIKTALIENAIYYGTYLLIFGSLLIYVAVHPGWRLSWYELQTIGITAANTWGLFLLVLLLGYGLVEIPRSYWNASRHGHLLIKTYFKASKLMTEKADAEENLEDVMEEVRKVSESIKYNHPLRKYIDTILRKCPLDYQEKMGRNMDDYEDFDDKQNTYPSEKSLVKLHKQVIYAVQRHNRTRVQWQILLQQAIHLEDVAKNETSSTHQFVRSFPSSEPVGWISRYVYTPTVEWYWECLLKRWFYRLLSVVLTLFSVAVVWSECTFFSTRPVLSLFAVFIQLAERDYNYLYIEMACFITIFFLCTCVYSTVFRIRVFNYYYLASHHQTDAYSLQFSGMLFCRLTPPLCLNFLGLIHMDSAISHQQKEQTAYTSIMGSMHVLPFIANGFYIYYPMLIVILCIATYFSLGTRCLNLLGFQQFMGDSEMTSDLIDEGKELIRREKRKRQRIEEGENRRREWKERYGNPREEYAARNRSSHEMKETSYSDSVNSSNRQAKYSRSGSRAERDCIELLQDAEPLDFNADALTDDPLDADSGRPSGGRYLSMSSSRSRIFDDV; this is translated from the exons ATGAGCGGGGCGGCTCTGGGCATCGAGATCGTGGTGGTGTTTTTCCTGGCGTTGTTCCTCCTGCACCGATATGGAGACTTCAAGAAGCAGCAGCGCATGGTGCTGTTCGGCACGCTGCTGGCCTGGTACCTGTGTTTCCTCATCGTCTTCATCTTACCTCTGGACGTCAGCACG ACCATCTACAAGCAGTGTAAGATCGACCACGACGAGCATGTTTCTGTTCCCACTGTCGGCCCGTTACCGTCCAATCACACGGCACCAAACACCTCGGTCACGCCCACTAAAAG cGTTCCACAGCCGTGCTACAGGCCGTGGAGCTACATCCCTGACGGCATCATGCCTGTGTTCTGGAGGGTGGTGTACTGGACGTCCCAGTGCCTCACATG gctgctgctgcccttCATGCAGTCGTACGCTCGCTCTGGAGGCTTCTCCATCACCGGCAAAATCAAAACCGCTCTGATAGAAAACGCCATCTACTACGGGACCTACCTGCTGATCTTTGGCTCGCTGCTCATCTACGTGGCCGTTCATCCTGGGTGGCGTCTCTCCTG GTACGAGCTGCAGACCATCGGCATCACGGCGGCCAACACCTGGGGTCTGTtcctgctggtgctgctgctgggctaCGGCCTGGTGGAGATCCCCCGCTCCTACTGGAACGCCTCCCGACACGGACACCTGCTCATCAAGACCTACTTCAAGGCGTCCAAGCTGATGACGGAGAAGGCGGACGCAGAGGAGAACCTGGAGGACGTGATGGAG GAGGTGAGAAAGGTCAGTGAATCCATCAAATACAACCACCCGCTGAGGAAATACATCGACACCATCCTGAGGAAG TGCCCGCTGGACTACCAGGAGAAGATGGGCAGGAACATGGACGACTACGAGGACTTTGATGACAAACAGAACACGTATCCCAGCGAGAAGAGTCTGGTGAAGCTTCATAAGCAG gtgatCTACGCGGTCCAGAGACACAACAGGACCCGTGTGCAGTGGCAGATCCTCCTGCAGCAGGCCATCCACCTGGAGGACGTGGCCAAGAACGAGACCAGTTCCACGCACCAGTTTGTCCGCAGCTTCCCGTCGTCGGAGCCGGTCGGCTGGATCAGCAGATACGTCTACACTCCGACCGTAG agTGGTACTGGGAGTGTCTCCTGAAGCGCTGGTTCTACCGGCTGCTGTCTGTGGTCCTGACCCTGTTCAGCGTGGCCGTGGTCTGGTCCGAGTGCACCTTCTTCAGCACCCGGCCCGTCCTCTCCCTGTTCGCCGTCTTCATCCAGCTGGCTGAGAGAGACTACAACTACCTGTACATCGAG ATGGCGTGCTTCATCACCATCTTCTTCCTGTGCACCTGCGTTTACTCCACTGTGTTCCGGATCCGGGTCTTTAACTATTATTACCTGGCCTCCCATCACCAGACCGACGCCTACAGCCTGCAGTTCAGCGGCAT GCTGTTCTGTCGTCTgactcctcctctgtgtctcaacTTCCTGGGTCTGATCCACATGGACTCTGCCATCTCCCACCAGCAGAAGGAGCAGACGGCCTACACCTCA ATCATGGGATCGATGCATGTTCTCCCCTTCATCGCTAACGGCTTCTACATCTACTACCCCATGCTGATCGTCATCCTCTGCATCGCCACCTACTTCAG TCTGGGGACTCGCTGCCTGAACCTTCTGGGCTTCCAGCAGTTCATGGGCGACAGTgaaatgacctctgacctgatcGATGAGGGGAAGGAGCTGATCCGACGGG agaaacGGAAGAGACAGAGGATCGAGGAGGGTGAGAACAGACGGAGG GAGTGGAAGGAGCGTTACGGGAACCCGAGGGAGGAGTACGCTGCGAGGAACCGGAGCAGCCACGAGATGAAGGAGACCAGTTACTCTGACTCAGTCAACTCCAGCAACAGAC AGGCGAAGTATTCTCGCTCTGGGAGTCGGGCGGAGAGAGACTGCATCGAGCTGCTGCAGGACGCTGAGCCTTTAGACTTCAACGCTGACGCTCTGACTGACGACCCTCTGGACGCTGACTCCGGCAG ACCCTCGGGAGGACGTTACCTGTCCATGTCGTCGTCTCGCAGCCGGATATTTGACGATGTCTGA